Proteins from one Pseudomonas grandcourensis genomic window:
- the prpB gene encoding methylisocitrate lyase: MSLNKSTPGQRFRDAVASEHPLQVVGAINANHALLAKRAGFKAIYLSGGGVAAGSLGVPDLGITGLDDVLTDVRRITDVCDLPLLVDVDTGFGSSAFNVARTVKSMIKFGAAAIHIEDQVGAKRCGHRPNKEIVTQQEMIDRIKAAVDARTDDSFVIMARTDALAVEGLESALDRAAACIEAGADMVFPEAITELEMYKLFASRVKAPILANITEFGATPLYTTEQLAAVDVSLVLYPLSAFRAMNKAAENVYTAIRRDGTQQNVIDTMQTRMELYDRIDYHTFEQKLDALFAAKK; encoded by the coding sequence ATGAGTTTGAACAAGAGCACTCCAGGCCAGCGTTTCCGCGATGCGGTCGCCAGCGAGCATCCATTGCAAGTGGTCGGCGCAATCAACGCCAACCATGCGCTGCTGGCCAAGCGCGCCGGTTTCAAGGCGATCTACCTGTCGGGTGGCGGGGTGGCTGCCGGCTCCCTCGGCGTGCCGGACCTGGGCATCACCGGCCTGGATGACGTGCTGACCGACGTGCGCCGTATCACCGACGTTTGCGACCTGCCGCTGCTGGTGGACGTGGACACCGGTTTCGGTTCCTCGGCGTTCAACGTCGCTCGCACCGTCAAATCGATGATCAAGTTTGGCGCGGCCGCGATTCACATCGAAGACCAGGTCGGCGCCAAGCGCTGCGGTCACCGTCCTAACAAGGAAATCGTGACCCAGCAGGAAATGATCGACCGCATCAAAGCGGCCGTCGATGCCCGTACCGATGACAGCTTCGTGATCATGGCCCGTACCGACGCCTTGGCGGTGGAAGGCCTGGAGTCTGCCCTGGATCGCGCTGCCGCGTGCATCGAGGCCGGCGCCGACATGGTGTTCCCGGAAGCCATCACCGAGCTTGAAATGTACAAGCTGTTCGCCAGCCGTGTGAAAGCGCCGATCCTGGCCAACATCACCGAGTTCGGCGCGACGCCGCTGTACACCACCGAGCAACTGGCTGCTGTCGACGTATCCCTGGTGCTGTACCCGCTGTCGGCCTTCCGCGCCATGAACAAGGCTGCGGAAAACGTCTACACCGCGATCCGTCGCGATGGCACGCAACAAAACGTCATCGACACCATGCAGACCCGCATGGAGCTTTACGATCGCATCGACTACCACACCTTCGAGCAGAAGCTTGATGCGTTGTTCGCCGCGAAAAAGTAA
- the prpF gene encoding 2-methylaconitate cis-trans isomerase PrpF, which yields MAHAAQIKIPATYMRGGTSKGVFFSLKDLPEAAQVPGPARDALLLRVIGSPDPYDKQIDGMGGATSSTSKTVILSKSIKAADHDVDYLFGQVSIDKPFVDWSGNCGNLSAAVGSFAVSNGLVDASRIPHNGVAVVRVWQANIGKTIIAHVPITNGEVQETGDFELDGVTFPAAEVQIEFLDPAADEEGGGGSMFPTGNLVDDLEVPGVGTFKATMINAGIPTIFINAEDIGYKGTELQGAINGDPKALLMFETIRAYGALRMGLISNIDEAAKRQHTPKVAFVAKPADYVSSSGKAIAAGDVDLLVRALSMGKLHHAMMGTAAVAIGTAAAITGTLVNLAAGGIERNAVRFGHPSGTLRVGAEASQVNGEWTVNKAIMSRSARVLMEGFVRVPGDSF from the coding sequence ATGGCTCACGCAGCTCAGATCAAGATTCCAGCAACCTACATGCGCGGCGGCACCAGCAAGGGCGTGTTCTTCAGCCTCAAGGATTTGCCTGAAGCGGCCCAGGTTCCCGGCCCGGCCCGCGATGCTTTGCTGCTGCGCGTGATCGGCAGCCCGGACCCGTACGACAAACAGATCGACGGCATGGGCGGCGCAACCTCCAGCACCAGCAAAACCGTGATCCTGTCGAAAAGCATCAAGGCGGCCGACCACGATGTCGATTACCTGTTCGGTCAGGTGTCCATCGACAAGCCCTTCGTGGACTGGAGCGGCAACTGCGGCAACCTGTCCGCGGCGGTCGGTTCGTTCGCCGTCAGCAATGGCCTGGTGGACGCCAGCCGCATCCCGCACAACGGTGTGGCGGTGGTTCGCGTGTGGCAGGCCAACATCGGCAAGACCATCATCGCCCATGTGCCGATCACCAATGGTGAAGTACAGGAAACCGGTGATTTCGAACTCGACGGCGTGACCTTTCCGGCGGCCGAAGTGCAGATCGAGTTCCTCGATCCGGCAGCGGACGAGGAGGGTGGCGGCGGTTCGATGTTCCCTACCGGCAACCTCGTGGACGACCTGGAAGTGCCCGGTGTCGGTACCTTCAAGGCGACCATGATCAATGCCGGTATCCCGACAATTTTTATCAATGCTGAAGACATCGGCTACAAAGGCACCGAGTTGCAGGGTGCGATCAACGGCGATCCGAAAGCCTTGCTGATGTTCGAAACCATCCGCGCCTACGGCGCATTGCGCATGGGCCTGATTTCCAACATTGACGAAGCGGCCAAGCGGCAACACACGCCGAAAGTGGCCTTCGTCGCCAAACCGGCGGACTACGTTTCGTCCAGTGGCAAAGCCATTGCGGCGGGCGATGTCGACCTGCTGGTGCGTGCACTGTCCATGGGCAAGTTGCACCACGCAATGATGGGTACTGCTGCGGTGGCAATCGGTACGGCGGCAGCGATCACCGGCACATTGGTGAACCTCGCTGCAGGCGGTATCGAACGCAACGCGGTGCGCTTCGGGCACCCGTCCGGTACCTTGCGCGTCGGCGCCGAGGCCAGTCAGGTCAACGGCGAGTGGACTGTGAACAAGGCGATCATGAGCCGCAGTGCGCGGGTGTTGATGGAAGGTTTTGTGCGGGTGCCGGGGGATTCGTTCTGA
- the prpC gene encoding 2-methylcitrate synthase, which produces MAEAKVLSGAGLRGQVAGQTALSTVGQSGAGLTYRGYDVRELAADAQFEEVAYLLLYGELPSKAQLNAYITKLSKLRDLPQALKEVLERIPADAHPMDVMRTGCSFLGNLEPENNFSEQHDKTDRLLAAFPAIMTYWYRFSHEGKRIDCVSDEQSIGGHFLHLLHGKKPSELHVKVMNVSLILYAEHEFNASTFTARVCASTLSDLYSCITAAIGSLRGPLHGGANEAAMEMIERFSSPEDAIKGTLGMLERKDKIMGFGHAIYKDNDPRNEVIKGWSKKLADEVGDKVLFPVSEAIDKTMWEQKKLFPNADFYHASAYHFMGIPTKLFTPIFVCSRLTGWAAHVYEQRANNRIIRPSAEYTGVEQRKFVPIEQR; this is translated from the coding sequence ATGGCCGAAGCAAAAGTACTCAGTGGCGCCGGGCTCCGTGGCCAGGTAGCCGGGCAAACCGCACTGTCCACCGTGGGCCAGTCGGGTGCCGGTCTGACCTATCGTGGTTATGACGTTCGTGAACTGGCGGCTGACGCGCAGTTTGAAGAAGTTGCCTACCTGCTGCTGTACGGCGAACTGCCGAGCAAGGCGCAACTGAATGCCTACATCACCAAACTGAGCAAGCTGCGCGACCTGCCGCAAGCGCTGAAGGAAGTGCTGGAACGCATCCCCGCCGACGCCCACCCGATGGACGTGATGCGCACTGGCTGCTCGTTCCTGGGCAACCTGGAGCCGGAGAACAACTTCTCCGAGCAGCACGACAAGACCGACCGCCTGCTGGCTGCGTTTCCGGCGATCATGACCTACTGGTATCGCTTCAGCCACGAAGGCAAGCGCATCGATTGCGTGAGCGACGAGCAGTCCATCGGTGGCCACTTCCTGCACCTGCTGCACGGCAAGAAGCCGAGCGAGTTGCACGTCAAGGTGATGAACGTTTCGCTGATCCTCTATGCGGAGCACGAATTCAACGCGTCGACCTTCACCGCACGTGTTTGCGCATCGACCCTGTCCGACCTGTATTCGTGCATCACCGCGGCCATCGGCTCGCTGCGCGGCCCGCTGCACGGCGGCGCCAACGAAGCGGCGATGGAAATGATCGAGCGTTTCTCGTCGCCGGAAGATGCGATCAAGGGCACCCTCGGCATGCTCGAGCGCAAAGACAAGATCATGGGCTTCGGCCACGCGATCTATAAGGACAACGATCCGCGCAACGAAGTGATCAAGGGCTGGTCGAAAAAACTCGCTGACGAAGTGGGCGACAAGGTGTTGTTCCCGGTGTCCGAAGCCATCGACAAGACCATGTGGGAGCAGAAGAAACTGTTCCCGAACGCCGACTTCTACCATGCCTCGGCGTACCACTTCATGGGCATCCCGACCAAGTTGTTCACACCGATCTTCGTCTGCTCGCGCCTGACCGGCTGGGCCGCCCACGTGTACGAACAACGTGCCAACAACCGCATCATCCGTCCAAGCGCCGAGTACACCGGCGTTGAACAGCGCAAGTTCGTACCAATCGAACAACGCTGA
- a CDS encoding GntR family transcriptional regulator, with protein sequence MLDQLDPPVSTQDDTETLSENVFRRIQAAIVKGDIAPGSKISEPELARTYGISRGPLREAIHRLEGQRLLVRVPHVGARVVSLNHAELIELYEIRESLEGMACRLAAERMSLEEIDELRRVLETHERDEAFQAGRGYYQQEGDFDFHYRIIQGSGNRTLTQMLCGELYQLVRMYRIQFSSTPNRPHQAFAEHHRILDAIADRDGELAELLMRRHIGASKRNIARHYQDGANPTAKRGES encoded by the coding sequence ATGCTGGATCAACTCGATCCCCCGGTTTCTACGCAAGACGATACGGAGACGCTTTCCGAGAACGTCTTCCGACGCATTCAGGCGGCTATCGTCAAGGGCGATATCGCGCCGGGCAGCAAAATCTCCGAACCGGAACTGGCGCGCACCTACGGCATCAGCCGTGGCCCGTTGCGCGAGGCCATCCACCGTCTGGAAGGCCAGCGCCTGCTGGTTCGCGTACCGCATGTCGGCGCACGGGTGGTGTCGCTCAATCATGCCGAACTGATTGAGCTATACGAAATCCGCGAATCCCTGGAAGGCATGGCCTGTCGCCTGGCTGCCGAGCGCATGAGCCTCGAAGAAATCGACGAACTGCGTCGGGTCCTGGAAACCCACGAGCGCGACGAGGCGTTTCAGGCCGGCCGGGGCTACTACCAGCAGGAAGGCGATTTCGACTTCCATTACCGAATCATCCAGGGCAGCGGCAACCGTACGCTGACCCAGATGCTCTGCGGCGAGCTGTATCAACTGGTGCGCATGTACCGCATCCAGTTTTCCTCCACGCCCAATCGCCCGCACCAGGCGTTTGCCGAGCACCACCGAATTCTCGATGCCATCGCCGACCGTGACGGTGAACTGGCCGAGTTGTTGATGCGCCGTCACATCGGCGCCTCCAAACGCAACATCGCCCGTCATTACCAGGACGGCGCCAACCCGACAGCCAAACGAGGTGAGTCATGA
- the acnD gene encoding Fe/S-dependent 2-methylisocitrate dehydratase AcnD: MNTQFRKSLPGSHLDYFDVRAAVEAIQPGAYDTLPYTSRVLAENLVRRCDPATLTESLKQFIERKRDLDFPWFPARVVCHDILGQTALVDLAGLRDAIALQGGDPAQVNPVVPTQLIVDHSLAVERGGFDPQAFEKNRAIEDRRNEDRFHFINWTKKAFKNVDVIPPGNGIMHQINLEKMSPVIQVRDGVAFPDTCVGTDSHTPHVDALGVIAIGVGGLEAESVMLGRASWMRLPESVGVELTGKLQPGITATDMVLALTEFLRKQKVVGAWLEFFGEGASALTLGDRATISNMAPEYGATAAMFYIDQQTIDYLKLTGREDEQVQLVENYAKQTGLWADSLKGAQYERGLTFDLSSVVRNMAGPSNPHARVAVSDLAAKGISGQWDDVPGQMPDGAVIIAAITSCTNTSNPRNVIAAGLLARNANKLGLTRKPWVKSSLAPGSKTVALYLDEAGLTEELDKLGFGIVAFACTTCNGMSGALDPVIQQEIIDRDLYATAVLSGNRNFDGRIHPYAKQAFLASPPLVVAYAIAGTIRFDIEKDVLGVVDGKEIRLKDIWPSDEEIDAVVKASVKPEQFRQVYIPMFAIHEDTGPKVAPLYEWREMSTYIRRPPYWEGALAGARPLKGMRPLAVLPDNITTDHLSPSNAIMLDSAAGEYLAKMGLPEEDFNSYATHRGDHLTAQRATFANPKLFNEMVQENGKVKQGSLARVEPEGKVMRMWEAIETYMGRKQPLIIIAGADYGQGSSRDWAAKGVRLAGVEAIAAEGFERIHRTNLVGMGVLPLEFKPGTNRHTLAIDGSETYDVIGERTPRAELTLVIHRKNGERVDVPVTCRLDTAEEVSIYEAGGVLQRFAQDFLEESAVAV; this comes from the coding sequence ATGAACACACAATTCCGTAAATCGCTGCCTGGCAGCCACCTGGATTACTTCGATGTCCGCGCAGCGGTCGAGGCGATCCAGCCTGGCGCCTACGACACCCTGCCGTACACCTCCCGTGTGCTGGCGGAAAACCTTGTGCGTCGCTGCGACCCGGCCACGCTCACCGAATCCCTGAAGCAATTCATCGAACGCAAGCGCGACCTCGACTTCCCGTGGTTCCCGGCTCGCGTGGTGTGCCACGACATTCTCGGCCAGACCGCGCTGGTCGACCTCGCCGGCCTGCGTGACGCCATCGCCCTGCAAGGCGGTGACCCTGCACAAGTCAACCCGGTGGTGCCGACCCAACTGATCGTCGACCACTCCCTGGCCGTCGAGCGCGGTGGCTTCGATCCGCAGGCGTTCGAGAAGAACCGCGCCATCGAAGACCGTCGCAACGAAGACCGTTTCCACTTCATCAACTGGACCAAGAAGGCGTTCAAGAACGTCGACGTGATCCCGCCGGGCAACGGCATCATGCACCAGATCAACCTGGAGAAAATGTCTCCGGTGATCCAGGTGCGTGACGGCGTGGCGTTCCCTGATACCTGCGTCGGCACCGACAGCCACACCCCGCACGTCGATGCGTTGGGCGTGATCGCCATCGGCGTCGGTGGTCTCGAAGCCGAAAGCGTGATGCTCGGCCGCGCATCGTGGATGCGTCTGCCGGAAAGCGTTGGTGTCGAACTGACTGGCAAGCTGCAACCGGGCATCACCGCCACCGACATGGTGCTGGCGCTGACCGAATTCCTGCGCAAGCAAAAAGTCGTTGGCGCGTGGCTGGAGTTCTTCGGCGAAGGCGCCTCCGCGCTGACCCTGGGCGACCGCGCGACCATCTCCAACATGGCCCCGGAATACGGTGCCACCGCTGCGATGTTCTACATCGACCAGCAGACCATCGACTACCTCAAACTCACCGGCCGTGAAGATGAGCAAGTGCAGTTGGTGGAGAACTACGCCAAGCAGACCGGCCTGTGGGCTGACAGCCTCAAAGGCGCGCAATACGAGCGCGGCCTGACCTTCGACCTGTCCTCGGTCGTGCGCAACATGGCAGGCCCGAGCAACCCGCATGCCCGTGTCGCGGTTTCTGATCTCGCAGCCAAAGGCATCTCCGGCCAATGGGATGATGTACCAGGTCAAATGCCGGACGGAGCGGTGATCATCGCCGCCATCACCAGTTGCACCAACACCAGCAACCCGCGCAACGTGATCGCCGCCGGTCTGCTGGCGCGCAACGCCAACAAGCTCGGCCTGACCCGCAAGCCATGGGTCAAATCGTCCCTGGCACCGGGTTCGAAAACAGTCGCGCTGTACCTCGACGAAGCCGGCCTCACCGAAGAGCTGGACAAGCTCGGTTTCGGCATCGTGGCCTTCGCCTGCACCACTTGCAACGGCATGTCCGGCGCATTGGACCCGGTGATCCAGCAAGAGATCATCGACCGCGACCTGTACGCCACTGCCGTGTTGTCCGGCAATCGCAACTTCGACGGCCGGATCCACCCGTACGCCAAGCAGGCGTTCCTCGCGTCGCCGCCATTGGTCGTTGCTTACGCCATCGCCGGTACCATCCGTTTCGACATCGAAAAAGATGTGCTGGGCGTGGTGGATGGCAAGGAAATCCGCCTGAAAGACATCTGGCCGAGCGACGAAGAAATCGACGCAGTGGTGAAAGCCTCGGTCAAGCCTGAGCAGTTCCGTCAGGTCTACATCCCGATGTTCGCCATCCACGAAGACACCGGCCCGAAAGTCGCGCCGCTGTACGAGTGGCGCGAGATGAGCACCTACATCCGCCGTCCGCCGTACTGGGAAGGCGCGTTGGCCGGCGCCCGTCCGCTCAAGGGCATGCGCCCGCTGGCGGTACTGCCGGACAACATCACCACCGATCACCTGTCGCCATCCAACGCGATCATGCTCGACAGCGCCGCTGGCGAATACCTGGCGAAAATGGGCCTGCCGGAAGAGGACTTCAACTCTTACGCGACTCATAGGGGCGACCATTTGACCGCGCAACGCGCGACGTTTGCCAACCCGAAACTGTTCAACGAAATGGTCCAGGAAAACGGCAAGGTCAAGCAGGGTTCGCTGGCCCGTGTCGAGCCGGAAGGCAAAGTGATGCGCATGTGGGAAGCCATCGAAACCTACATGGGTCGCAAGCAGCCGCTGATCATCATTGCCGGTGCCGACTACGGTCAGGGTTCGTCCCGCGACTGGGCAGCGAAAGGCGTGCGTCTGGCTGGTGTCGAAGCGATTGCCGCCGAAGGCTTCGAGCGCATTCACCGTACCAACCTGGTGGGCATGGGCGTGTTGCCGCTGGAGTTCAAACCGGGCACCAACCGCCATACCCTTGCCATCGACGGCAGCGAAACCTACGACGTAATCGGTGAGCGCACCCCGCGTGCCGAGCTGACCCTGGTGATCCATCGCAAGAACGGCGAACGCGTCGATGTGCCGGTGACCTGCCGCCTCGACACCGCCGAAGAAGTGTCGATCTACGAGGCCGGCGGCGTGTTGCAACGCTTCGCCCAGGACTTCCTCGAAGAGTCGGCGGTCGCCGTCTAA